From the Pseudomonas sp. VD-NE ins genome, the window TTCATCGCTTTCCCCGGCACACGGTTTTCCAGCGAACACCATTACTCGGTGTTCATGAAGGGCGGCACGCACCTGACCTCGCATTTGCTGACACCAGTGCTGATCGACGCCACTACACTGCAAGTCACCGCCGTGGCCGAACGGCCGTGGTACATGGACGCCATGGGCATGTCGCAGCCGCTGCACTTCGGTGACTACGGCGGCATGCCGATGAAAATCCTCTGGGCCACGCTTGATGTGCTGACCATCATCGTCCTCGGCAGTGGCGTGTATTTGTGGGTAGTGCGGCGCAAAGCGGCGAAACCTGTGCTGGAAACGGCGGAGGCGTCTGCATGAAGCCACGTCAGTCGAATTTCTGGAAGGTGTTCAGCACGCCGATCGTGATTGCGTTGCTGAGTGCAGCGGGGTTGTTTGCGGCGTTGCTTGGGGATGGGATTTGGGATGCGTTGAGCTGGGTTGGTCTGGGTGTGCCGGCCTTTCTGGCGATCAGGGGATTGCTGCAGCGCAGGTAGTTTTTGTGCTGTCGGTGATGGCCTCATCGCTGGCAAGCCAGCTCCCACAAGGAGCTCTGCTGGGCCTGAAATGTGTGTTCACTGCAAAAACCTGTGGGAGCTGGCTTGCCAGCGATGACGGCCGGATGGGCGCCATAAATTCCCTCGCCAGCCATCGCGGTTCTGACTAGGCTAACCACCTGCTCTTCGACGATCACCGAGGTTTGCCAATGTCCGCCCCCAGCATGACCCTGTACCACAACACGCTCTCCCCGTTCGTGCGCAAAGTGATGGTGTTGCTGCACGAGACCGGCCAGCAGGATCGCGTCGCCTTGCAAGACTGCGTGCTCAGCCCGGTCAGCCCGAGCGCCGAGCTCAATGCCGACAACCCGCTGGGCAAGATTCCCGCGCTGCGTCTGGCCGACGGCAATGTCATCCATGACAGCCGTGTGATCCTCGAATACCTCGACCAACAACACGTCGGCAATCCGCTGATCCCGCGCGAAGGTGCGGCGCGCTGGCGGCGTCTGACCCTGGCCTCGATGGCCGACGGGATCATGGATGCGTCGGTGATGGTGCGTTATGAAATGGTCCTGCGTGCTCCGGAAAAACATTGGGACGAATGGCTCGAGGCTCAGCGCGACAAGATCCGCCGCGCCCTCGCTGTATTGGAAGAGAATGCGATTGCCGAGCTGACCAGCCATTTCGATGTGGCCGCCATCAGCGTCGGTTGTGCACTGGGTTACCTCGACCTGCGTTTCCCGGATCTGGGCTGGCGTGATGCCAACCCGCAACTGGCCAACTGGTTTTTTGAAGTGAGTCAGCGACCGTCCATGATCGCGACCATGCCCAAACCTTAAATCGGCGGCGCCTGTTCCGGCCTCTTCGCTGGCAAGCCAGCTCCCACAGGATTTGTGCTAGATCGGGGATTTATGTCATCACCGAACTCATTGTGGGAGCTGGCTTGCCAGCGATGGCACCCCCTCGGTTCCACAGGCAAAAAACCGATAATCCGCGTCACCAGCTCATCCTTCCAGCACTGATCCTCACGCAACCCCAGCGACCGGCTCATTGCATCGTCCCCACATCAAACTCCAGCGGCTTGGCCGGTTTCTGCCCGATCCCGTACCAATCCAGTTTGCGCGTCAGCACCATGAACACACCGAGCAAACCGAACAGCAACAACGAGCCCATCAACAACGCGTAATCCTCGGCGCTCAGCAAGCCATAGAGCAGGCCATACAACGCCGCCAGCCCCGCCGAAAAACTCAAACCATGGCGCACACTGCGTAACACGTGGCAGACATAAAACCCGATCAACAGCACACAAGCACTGGCCGACAACAAATACGCCAGGGCAAAACCAATGTGCTCCGACAACGACAGCAGCAACAGATAAAAGAACGCCAGCGCCACACCGACCAGCGCGTATTGCACCGGGTGCACAGCAAGACTCTTGAGCACTTCGAAGAGGAAGAAACCAGCGAACGTCAGGACGATGAACAGCAGCGCATATTTGATCGCCCGGTCGCTCTTCAGGTACTGATCCACCGGATCGATGAAGCTCACACCGAAGCTGCGACCGTTGAACGCCTCGCAATCATTGCTGCTCACGCAACGGCTCATGGCGTCTTGCAGGTTGGTGGAGAAAAACGTGGTCTGCCAATCGGCGCTGAAACCCTGATCATTGATCTCACGTTTGCCCGGCAGGAAGTTGCCGATGAAACTCGGATGCGGCCAGTTGGCGGTGAGGCTGACACTGCTGCTCTTGCCCACTGGCAACACTTGCAACGAACCGGTGCCTTGCAGGCGCAGGTCAAATCCAAAGCTCAACTCGGTGGTTTTGCTGGTGTCGAGCGGCGGCAATGTCACTCGCACGCCTTCACCAAGCCAGCCGACTTGAGTACCGGGAACAAAGTCCAGGCGCTGACCATCGAGTTCCAGTTTCAGCGCATTTTCGATGCCGCGAATGTCGCTGATGCCGACCGCAAGAAACGGTGCATCGAACTGGTAATCGCTGAAGTCTTCTCTGATGCCCAATTGTGCTGGCAACGAGAAATGGCCATTGATGCGGTTGTCGGCGTGGAACAGCCGCGCCTCATAAATACCCCGCGCACGCAGTTCGGTTTGCACCTGGCCGTCGAGTTCGAAACGCTCCGGCAGGAAATACAACCGGCCGCGTTCTTCGCTCGGTTCGTCATAGCGCTGATTGGTTTTGTCGTTGGTTTTCCAGTTGTGAATCACT encodes:
- the creD gene encoding cell envelope integrity protein CreD, producing the protein MNKNLTIKLGAIAVLILLLLIPLLMIDGVIDERQQLRDGVLEDIARSSSYSQQLSGPVMVVPYRKVIHNWKTNDKTNQRYDEPSEERGRLYFLPERFELDGQVQTELRARGIYEARLFHADNRINGHFSLPAQLGIREDFSDYQFDAPFLAVGISDIRGIENALKLELDGQRLDFVPGTQVGWLGEGVRVTLPPLDTSKTTELSFGFDLRLQGTGSLQVLPVGKSSSVSLTANWPHPSFIGNFLPGKREINDQGFSADWQTTFFSTNLQDAMSRCVSSNDCEAFNGRSFGVSFIDPVDQYLKSDRAIKYALLFIVLTFAGFFLFEVLKSLAVHPVQYALVGVALAFFYLLLLSLSEHIGFALAYLLSASACVLLIGFYVCHVLRSVRHGLSFSAGLAALYGLLYGLLSAEDYALLMGSLLLFGLLGVFMVLTRKLDWYGIGQKPAKPLEFDVGTMQ
- a CDS encoding glutathione S-transferase, translated to MSAPSMTLYHNTLSPFVRKVMVLLHETGQQDRVALQDCVLSPVSPSAELNADNPLGKIPALRLADGNVIHDSRVILEYLDQQHVGNPLIPREGAARWRRLTLASMADGIMDASVMVRYEMVLRAPEKHWDEWLEAQRDKIRRALAVLEENAIAELTSHFDVAAISVGCALGYLDLRFPDLGWRDANPQLANWFFEVSQRPSMIATMPKP